One genomic window of Camelina sativa cultivar DH55 chromosome 5, Cs, whole genome shotgun sequence includes the following:
- the LOC104785365 gene encoding staphylococcal-like nuclease CAN2, producing the protein MGNALTFLYGKCCKPTTTDESLAPHSVSASTVGVSALAHDLFNFENTSQVPQGLGRYVQSSRKAQAKWYRKILEAWKQARPPPQTAEEATRLVTEVLEKNQKADVEGLLSFYGLPLPHTVVEHSAEAPVSLPEGILFEFQTLPVDPKAVADGDTITVYVSTSEPVVASSVPKEVNLAAVQRAKAREQRNYPKADELHQKIIDSGYRVLNIKNEEVLARKFRIRLKGIDAPESQMPFGKEAQQGLLKIVQWKSLKVLVYGEDQYGRCLGDLYCNGSFVQEEMLKKGLAWHYIACDKRTVLAKWEKKARQKRIGLWASSNPEKPWDWRKNNRRE; encoded by the exons ATGGGTAACGCGCTTACGTTTCTCTACGGAAAATGCTGCAAACCCACAACGACCGACGAGTCTCTCGCTCCTCACAGCGTCTCCGCCTCTACCGTCGGTGTTTCAGCTCTCGCTCACGATCTCTTCAACTTCGAGAACACTTCCCAG GTTCCTCAAGGGCTTGGGAGGTATGTTCAGTCATCCAGAAAAGCTCAAGCAAAGTG GTATAGAAAGATACTTGAGGCATGGAAGCAAGCCAGACCTCCCCCACAGACAGCAGAGGAAGCTACTAGGCTTGTTACTGAGGTCTTAGAAAAGAATCAGAAAGCTGATGTTGAG GGACTTTTGTCCTTCTATGGACTGCCTTTGCCTCACACTGTGGTTGAGCACTCTGCTGAAGCTCCTGTGTCTTTGCCTGAAGGGATTCTTTTCGAATTTCAAACGCTTCCG GTGGATCCAAAAGCTGTGGCAGATGGAGATACCATCACTGTGTATGTCAGTACTTCAGAGCCGGTTGTGGCATCTTCTGTTCCTAAGGAAGTCAATCTTGCTGCGGTTCAAAGAGCTAAAGCACGCGAGCAGAGGAATTACCCAAAAGCAGATGAACTTCACCAAAAGATCATTGATTCTGGTTACAGGGTACTAAATATAAAGAATGAGGAAGTGCTTGCTCGGAAGTTCAGAATTagattaaa gGGAATAGATGCACCGGAGAGCCAAATGCCGTTTGGGAAAGAGGCACAACAAGGGCTTCTTAAGATTGTTCAATGGAAAAGCTTGAAGGTGTTAGTTTATGGAGAAGATCAATATGGACGATGCTTAGGTGATTTATACTGCAATGGGAGTTTTGTACAG GAGGAAATGCTAAAGAAAGGTCTTGCTTGGCATTACATAGCTTGTGATAAGCGCACCGTTCTTGCAAAG TGGGAAAAGAAGGCAAGGCAGAAACGCATTGGTTTGTGGGCTTCTTCAAATCCAGAGAAGCCATGGGACTGGAGAAAGAACAATAGGCGTGAGTAG
- the LOC109132807 gene encoding agamous-like MADS-box protein AGL18, whose translation MDYMKSNIQGIYFGFVQEQDREAVLRTAETLKGELESLQLLNERLNGESLDGLSYPELWSLEKQLAQGMVTVERQAVKAEMELIAKQEADPDYTGLEWGDEKRFESEFVLLRRRKNLRNQARELRISSSSGERQEEHDREALLQNIEHMKSEIERLRLLNE comes from the exons ATGGATTATATGAAATCAAATATCCAGGGTATATATTTTGG CTTTGTACAAGAACAAGATCGTGAAGCAGTG CTGCGAACCGCGGAGACTCTCAAGGGCGAGCTCGAGAGTCTGCAGCTTTTGAACGA GAGATTGAATGGTGAGAGTCTCGACGGTCTGAGTTACCCTGAGCTGTGGTCCCTTGAAAAGCAGTTAGCGCAGGGCATGGTCACTGTGGAACGCCAAGCTGTTAag GCGGAAATGGAGTTGATAGCCAAGCAA GAAGCAGATCCAGACTATACGGGTTTAGAATGGGGCGAcgaaaagagatttgagagtgaATTCGTTttattgagaagaagaaaaaacttgaGGAACCAGGCCAGAGAGCTCCGGATCAG CTCTAGCTCTGGAGAAAGACAAGAGGAGCATGATCGTGAAGCACTG CTGCAAAACATTGAGCATATGAAGAGCGAAATCGAGAGACTCCGGCTTCTGAACGAGTAA
- the LOC104785370 gene encoding uncharacterized protein LOC104785370, whose amino-acid sequence MASCDSPDAFSWLQNLPPLSQWKRNSISMCICSPNSSHPSLNFSLTRIPKSPNFFTFSIVANFKNPISLFVSKPFRTINTNSNTFLNENIISTLLMGFVDVVLNYNVKRTCSIQIQNLGSISNLKDVFNLAFFTFVFLICIYEAPTSLRTTCLKTVKDQLVTCRSRKGSKLLMVQLGSNLEEQWMRSLNLAITNWIIEIKAFQHLKSPSPLFSYAFSTQGLWKVHMYCPVVAMEMESVNSALNDERLFFSLNYHQLEGVIQFNHRIYVREKWFNIAVNIDNVRCDIIRLVNEKLLSDRGMGTEEKHFPSRISLQLTPTIQSNILMVSVQKSSENPLTEFEVETGIEAAIDPPNTFFGLKVSANEATTKSMKPWKFEEWVHGYSANLTWFLHDLDDGREVSSSKPSKVSRMNPRAWFKNRYSSAFRPFTKQGGVVFAGDSYGQSVLWKVDKTAIGKVMEFEVKGCVWLTYWPNKHHTFYSDTRKLEFKEMLYLNLP is encoded by the exons ATGGCTTCTTGTGACTCACCTGATGCGTTTTCTTGGCTTCAAaatcttcctcctctctctcagTGGAAAAGGAATTCAATATCCATGTGCATTTGTTCTCCAAATTCATCACACCCATCTTTGAACTTTTCGCTTACTCGTATTCCTAAATCTCCAAACTTTTTTACCTTCTCGATAGTAGCCAACTTCAAGAATCCTAtatctctctttgtttcaaaaCCTTTCAGAACCATTAACACTAATTCAAATACGTTCCTCAATGAAAATATCATCTCTACCCTATTGATGGGTTTTGTCGACGTAGTTCTCAACTACAACGTCAAGAGAACTTGTTCAATCCAAATACAAAACCTAGGCTCCATTTCTAACCTGAAAGACGTGTTCAACCTCGCGTTCTTCACTTTCGTGTTCCTCATATGCATCTATGAAGCGCCCACGAGTCTACGAACAACTTGTCTCAAAACGGTGAAAGATCAGCTGGTAACTTGTAGGTCAAGGAAGGGTTCTAAGTTACTCATGGTACAACTAGGCTCTAACCTTGAAGAACAATGGATGAGATCGTTAAATCTTGCGATAACCAACTGGATCATCGAGATCAAAGCGTTTCAGCACCTCAAGTCTCCTTCTCCATTGTTTTCGTATGCTTTCTCGACTCAAGGTTTGTGGAAAGTTCATATGTATTGTCCTGTGGTTGCAATGGAAATGGAGAGTGTAAATAGTGCTTTAAACGACGAGAGattgttcttctctctcaacTATCATCAACTCGAAGGTGTGATCCAATTCAACCACAGGATTTACGTTCGTGAGAAGTGGTTTAACATCGCAGTTAATATTGACAACGTCAG GTGCGACATAATTAGGCTTGTGAACGAGAAGCTTCTATCAGACCGTGGCATGGGAACAGAGGAAAAACATTTTCCATCAAGAATATCATTGCAACTAACACCAACGATTCAATCCAACATCTTAATGGTCTCAGTAcaaaaatcatcagaaaaccCATTGACAGAATTCGAAGTAGAGACAGGCATAGAAGCAGCAATAGACCCACCAAACACTTTCTTTGGACTCAAAGTCTCAGCCAACGAGGCGACAACAAAAAGTATGAAGCCATGGAAGTTCGAGGAATGGGTGCATGGATACAGCGCCAATCTCACTTGGTTTCTCCATGATCTAGACGATGGAAGAGAAGTTTCATCCTCTAAACCATCGAAAGTATCGAGGATGAACCCTCGAGCTTGGTTTAAGAACCGGTACTCGAGCGCGTTTAGACCGTTCACGAAGCAAGGAGGAGTCGTGTTCGCAGGAGATAGCTACGGACAAAGCGTATTGTGGAAGGTTGATAAAACGGCTATTGGGAAAGTAATGGAGTTTGAGGTTAAAGGTTGCGTCTGGTTGACTTATTGGCCTAACAAGCATCATACTTTTTATAGTGATACTCGAAAGTTGGAATTTAAGGAGATGCTTTACCTCAATCTCCCTTag
- the LOC104785366 gene encoding GDSL esterase/lipase At2g40250-like, producing MNSHHYKPILLTFLITLLPLLQLLSPTNALPSPPITALYAFGDSTVDPGNNNYIPTLFKSNHPPYGKSFPAQLSTGRFSDGKLATDFLVSSFGIKPTLPAYLNPSVKPFELLTGVSFASAGSGLDDHTAMLSLTLNMDRQWRYFEEAVRKMKSLVGELETDRVIRNAVFVISAGTNDMTNNVYTRAPGSFISVSNYQDFLLSKVETFVQRLYNAGARRITVAGLPPIGCLPVQVTVASFTSRNFHRRTCTKPQNADSRVYNQKLQSLTFRLSQRLRGSKVLYLDIYSPLIDMINYPRKYGIEETLRGCCGTGFLEAGPLCQPTSRTCDDVSKYLFFDSVHPSQKAYSVVASFALRNLLPRL from the exons atgaacTCTCATCATTACAAACCAATCCTTCTTACATTCCTCATTACTCTTCTTCCCCTCCTCCAACTTCTAAGCCCTACCAATGCGTTACCATCCCCACCAATAACAGCTCTCTACGCCTTCGGCGACTCCACGGTGGATCCCGGCAACAACAATTACATCCCCACTCTTTTCAAGAGCAACCATCCTCCCTACGGCAAATCTTTCCCGGCACAACTCTCCACGGGAAGATTCTCCGATGGAAAACTCGCCACCGACTTCTTAGTCTCCTCCTTCGGGATCAAACCCACTTTACCAGCTTACCTAAACCCTTCGGTCAAACCCTTTGAGCTTTTGACCGGAGTTAGTTTTGCCTCGGCTGGAAGTGGTTTAGATGATCATACGGCGATGTTATCGTTGACTTTGAATATGGACAGGCAGTGGAGGTACTTCGAAGAGGCCGTGCGTAAGATGAAGAGTTTGGTTGGAGAATTGGAGACTGATCGGGTGATTAGGAATGCTGTGTTCGTGATTAGTGCAGGCACTAATGATATGACTAACAATGTTTACACTCGTGCTCCCGGGAGTTTCATCTCTGTTTCGAACTATCAAGATTTTCTACTTAGCAAAGTCGAAACTTTTGTCCAG AGACTATACAACGCAGGAGCAAGAAGGATTACAGTAGCTGGACTACCACCAATCGGATGCCTTCCAGTGCAAGTAACAGTCGCTAGCTTCACTTCTCGCAACTTCCACCGTAGGACCTGTACCAAACCCCAGAACGCTGATTCTAGGGTTTACAATCAAAAGCTACAGAGTCTAACCTTCCGTCTTAGTCAGAGGCTTAGAGGTTCCAAGGTTCTTTACCTTGATATCTACTCTCCGTTAATCGACATGATCAATTATCCTCGTAAATACG GAATAGAGGAAACACTGAGAGGATGCTGCGGGACGGGGTTTCTTGAAGCAGGACCTCTATGCCAGCCAACGTCTCGGACTTGTGACGATGTGTCCAAGTATTTGTTCTTTGATTCTGTGCATCCTTCACAGAAGGCTTACTCTGTCGTTGCTAGTTTCGCCTTACGAAATTTGCTTCCTCGCCTCTAA
- the LOC104785369 gene encoding cytosolic sulfotransferase 6-like, with the protein MFVTYEDLKANPEETVRKIAEFLGCKTKVEEIVKECSFEKLRSTSKERGEGVHWSGNKYDMFFRKGVVGDWKNYLTQEMMKELEDIADLKWRGTGLDLNIFYRTASQ; encoded by the exons ATGTTTGTCACTTACGAAGATCTGAAAGCAAACCCGGAAGAAACCGTGAGGAAGATCGCCGAGTTCTTGGGGTGTAAGACAAAAGTGGAGGAGATCGTGAAAGAGTGTAGCTTCGAGAAGCTGAGGAGTACAAGCaaagagagaggagagggaGTTCACTGGAGTGGAAATAAGTATGAC ATGTTCTTCAGGAAAGGTGTGGTCGGAGATTGGAAGAATTATCTGACACAAGAGATGATGAAGGAGCTTGAAGACATTGCTGACCTGAAATGGAGAGGGACAGGATTGGATCTCAACATTTTCTATAGAACTGCTTCACAATAA
- the LOC104785371 gene encoding PRA1 family protein B2-like gives MSSSPATLPVTNQQATQSQPPINSHAFRTFLSRLSSSLRESLSQRRPWLELVDRSSFARPDSLTDSFTRIRKNLAYFKVNYSLIVSLVLAFSLLSHPFSLLVLLTLLGSWMFLYLFRSSDQPLVIFGRTFTDRETLLALVLTTIVVVFMTSVGSLLTSALTIGIAIVCLHGAFRVPDDLFLDEQEGSANAGLLSFIGNSAATSAAAASVVAGRV, from the coding sequence ATGTCATCTTCTCCGGCGACACTCCCCGTCACCAATCAGCAAGCCACTCAATCTCAACCACCGATCAATTCCCACGCCTTCCGCACTTTCCTCTCCCGCCTCTCCTCTTCCCTCCGCGAAAGCCTCTCGCAGCGCCGTCCATGGCTAGAACTCGTAGATCGGAGCTCATTCGCTAGACCTGACTCTCTCACCGATTCATTCACCCGGATCCGTAAGAATCTCGCCTACTTCAAAGTCAATTACTCCTTAATCGTCTCTTTAGTCCTCGCCTTCTCTCTCCTCTCGCATCCCTTCTCGCTCCTCGTCCTCCTCACTCTCTTAGGCTCATGGATGTTTCTATACCTCTTCCGATCTTCAGATCAGCCTTTGGTTATCTTCGGTCGTACTTTCACAGATCGCGAGACCTTGCTTGCTCTTGTTTTGACTACGATCGTGGTTGTGTTCATGACGAGCGTTGGATCTTTGTTGACCTCGGCGTTAACGATTGGGATCGCGATTGTTTGTTTACACGGTGCGTTTAGGGTTcctgatgatttgtttttagatgAACAAGAGGGTTCTGCTAATGCTGGATTGCTTTCTTTCATTGGTAACTCTGCTGCtacttctgctgctgctgcttctgttGTTGCAGGACGAGTTTGa
- the LOC104785367 gene encoding protein RETICULATA-RELATED 5, chloroplastic-like: MKLLASQSTSSSFPFPSFRGQLPISYFSASAYNQKTKKKNAVTLCLHSDSDVSSSSSSQIAITRRAILVAPPLLAAAASMFLSVSSAVAAETTAESVAPPPPPPVAVTAAPPPPPVSVEKEEAITSRIYDASVLGEPMAVGKDKKRVWEKLLNARIVYLGEAEQVPTRDDKVLELEIVRNLRKRCVESDRQLSLALEAFPLDLQDQLNQFMDKRIDGEVLKSYVSHWPAQRWQEYEPLLSYCRDNAVKLIACGTPLKVLRTVQAEGIRGLSESERKLYTPPAGSGFISGFTSFSRSSSLNMNPLTQIVPFGPSSYLSAQARVVEDHTMSQVILQAVADEGGTGLLLVVTGANHVEYGSRGTGLPARISRKIPKKSQLVVLLDPERQFLRKEGESPVADFLWYSAARPCSRNCFDRAEIARVMNAAGRRRDALPQDIQKGLDLGLVSPEILQNFFDLEQYPLISELTQRFQGFRERLLADPKFLNRLAIEEAISITTTLVAQYEKRKENFFEELDYVITDSVRASVVDFFTVWLPAPTLSFISYADETIGPNSIDALRGLLGSIPDNAFQKSLGGQEWSLNLRIASVIVGGLKLAGVGVVSSFAALGSSNALYAIRKFIKPELGVGEQAKRSPMLKTALVYGGYLGTSANIRYQIIAGLIEHRISDELSSQPLLVNMISFVVRVANSYFGTQQWIDLARSTGLQTQKSVTTSNELPEALNQSTVEYSTTEEASIDDLKNQ; encoded by the exons ATGAAGCTCTTGGCTTCTCAATCTACTTCGTCTTCCTTCCCGTTTCCGAGCTTCCGCGGCCAGCTTCCGATTAGCTACTTCTCAGCCTCAGCCTACAatcagaagacgaagaagaagaacgccGTCACTCTTTGTCTCCATTCTGATTCCGatgtctcctcctcctcctcctctcaaATCGCCATCACTCGCCGCGCAATTCTCGTCGCGCCACCGCTCCTCGCCGCAGCTGCTTCGATGTTTCTTTCTGTTTCCTCAGCCGTCGCTGCTGAGACTACTGCGGAATCAgtagctcctcctcctcctcctcctgttgCCGTCACTGCTGCTCCACCTCCGCCGCCTGTTTCTGTGGAGAAGGAAGAAGCGATAACGTCTAGAATCTATGACGCGTCTGTGCTTGGTGAGCCGATGGCTGTCGGGAAAGATAAGAAGAGAGTCTGGGAGAAGCTTTTGAATGCGAGGATTGTGTATCTTGGTGAGGCGGAACAGGTGCCTACAAGAGATGATAAGGTTCTCGAGCTCGAAATCGTTAGGAATTTGAGGAAGCGATGCGTCGAGAGCGATCGTCAGCTATCTCTTGCATTGGAAGCTTTTCCTCTTGATTTGCAG GATCAGTTGAATCAATTCATGGATAAGAG GATCGATGGAGAAGTATTGAAGTCGTATGTGTCACATTGGCCGGCTCAACGTTGGCAAGAGTATGAGCCTCTTTTAAGTTACTGTCGAGATAACGCAGTTAAGCTCATTGCTTGTGGCACTCCGCTCAAG GTTTTAAGAACTGTACAAGCTGAGGGAATCCGTGGTCTTTCAGAGTCTGAGCGTAAATTATACACGCCTCCTGCGGGTTCAGGCTTTATCTCAGGGTTTACTTCCTTCTCACGTAGTTCTTCGCTCAATATGAATCCCCTCACACAGATTGTTCCCTTTGGACCGAGTTCTTATTTGTCGGCGCAAGCAAGAGTTGTTGAAGATCATACAATGTCGCAAGTTATTTTACAAGCAGTTGCAGATGAAGGTGGGACTGGTCTGCTGTTAGTGGTGACAGGGGCAAACCATGTGGAGTATGGGTCAAGAGGAACAGGTTTGCCGGCAAGGATCTCGAGGAAGATTCCGAAGAAAAGTCAACTTGTTGTATTACTTGATCCTGAAAGACAGTTCTTGCGGAAAGAGGGTGAATCTCCAGTTGCTGATTTCTTGTGGTATTCTGCGGCCAGACCCTGCAGCAGAAACTGCTTTGACCGAGCAGAAATCGCTCGGGTAATGAATGCGGCTGGTAGGAGACGAGATGCCCTTCCTCAG GACATTCAAAAAGGATTAGACCTTGGTCTGGTGTCACCTGAGATTCTGCAAAATTTCTTTGATTTGGAGCAGTATCCTCTTATTTCAGAGCTTACACAACGGTTTCAG GGTTTCCGAGAAAGGTTGTTGGCAGATCCCAAATTCCTGAATAGATTAGCTATTGAAGAAGCTATATCGATAACAACAACACTCGTAGCTCAATATGAGAAGCGGAAAGAAAACTTCTTTGAAGAACTCGACTATGTTATAACTGATAGCGTGAGAGCATCAGTTGTTGATTTCTTCACAGTTTGGCTGCCTGCACCAACTTTGTCTTTTATTTCATATGCTGATGAGACAATTGGCCCAAACAGCATAGATGCCCTAAGAGGCCTCCTAGGATCCATACCTGACAATGCATTTCAAAAAAGTCTTGGTGGACAAGAGTGGTCTCTGAATCTTAGGATTGCTTCAGTTATTGTCGGTGGCTTGAAGCTTGCTGGTGTTGGAGTTGTTTCCAGTTTTGCAGCTTTGGGATCTTCAAATGCTTTGTATGCAATACGAAAATTCATTAAACCAGAGTTGGGTGTTGGTGAACAAGCAAAGAGGTCCCCTATGCTGAAGACGGCTCTTGTGTATGGAGGTTATCTGGGAACATCTGCAAATATCCGTTATCAG ATAATTGCTGGTTTAATAGAGCATCGCATTTCTGACGAGCTTTCTTCTCAACCTCTACTTGTAAACATGATTTCATTTGTTGTTCGAGTAGCTAACTCGTACTTTGGAACTCAG CAATGGATTGATCTTGCGCGCTCTACGGGTCTGCAAACTCAGAAAAGTGTCACAACTTCCAATGAACTCCCCGAGGCGTTGAACCAATCTACAGTGGAATACAGTACTACTGAAGAAGCAAGTATCGATGATCTCAAGAATCAATGA
- the LOC104785364 gene encoding putative sodium-coupled neutral amino acid transporter 7, whose product MSPTIKAPLLPNQEPSLSSSESHGSFAGAVFNISTSIVGAGIMSIPAAFKVLGVIPSLSIIVIIAWLSNVSAGFLMKSTLVGESTTYAGVMKDSFGKPGAVAVTIVSMVVTFGSMIIFSIIIGDVLSGNEKDGIVHLGLLQEWFGSHWWNTRFFGLLFIFVFLFFPLVLCRRVERLALSSAISFLLALLFVVISSVLAIVAIVQGKTKTPRLFPDLNDGGLSFFSLFTASPVIVTAFTFHFNVHPVGFELKDPLDVLSATRVSVILCATIYSATGLFCYLLFGDSTMTDVLMNFDQSTNSSIGSLLNDIVRVSYAIHLMLVFPLLNFSLRANLDELLFPMKRSLVEDNKRFFGLTFPLLISCFLGAIAIPDIWYFFQFLGSTSTVTIAFIFPAAIVLRNVNGFSTLREKIVASVMLVLAVATSIIAISTNIYTFTATEEI is encoded by the exons atgtctCCTACGATTAAAGCACCTCTCTTACCAAACCAAGAGCCTTCGTTATCATCATCGGAGAGCCATGGCTCATTCGCCGGAGCTGTGTTTAACATCTCAACGAGCATCGTCGGAGCTGGGATTATGTCGATTCCGGCTGCGTTTAAAGTTCTGGGTGTTATCCCATCTCTTTCGATAATCGTGATCATAGCTTGGCTCTCCAATGTATCAGCTGGGTTTTTGATGAAATCGACTCTCGTCGGAGAGTCAACGACTTACGCCGGCGTGATGAAGGATTCGTTTGGGAAACCTGGTGCCGTCGCTGTTACGATTGTTTCTATGGTTGTCACTTTTGGGTCTATGATTATTTTCTCCATTATCattg GTGATGTTCTATCGGGTAATGAAAAGGATGGGATTGTACATTTGGGTCTTCTTCAAGAATGGTTTGGTTCTCATTGGTGGAATACGAGGttctttggtttgttgttcatctttgtcttcctcttctttcctttAGTCTTATGCAGACGTGTAG AGAGATTAGCATTAAGTTCTGCAATCTCGTTTCTGCTTGCGCTACTCTTTGTTGTCATAAGCTCGGTGTTAGCGATTGTAGCAATCGTTCAAGGGAAAACAAAGACTCCTAGACTCTTTCCAGACCTCAACGATGGTGGTTTATCGTTTTTCAGTCTCTTCACTGCTTCCCCTGTTATTGTTACAGCTTTCACATTTCATTTCAATG TCCATCCAGTCGGATTTGAACTCAAAGATCCATTAGATGTGCTGTCAGCAACAAGGGTCTCTGTGATTCTGTGCGCTACAATCTACTCAGCTACTGGTCTTTTTTGTTACCTTCTATTTGGGGATTCCACCATGACAGATGTTCTAATGAACTTTGATCAGAGCACCAATTCTTCCATTGGTTCATTACTAAACGACATTGTTAGAGTCAGCTACGCCATTCACCTCATGCTTGTGTTTCCTCTACTCAACTTCTCTTTAAGAGCCAATCTCGATGAACTCCTGTTCCCTATGAAGCGTTCTTTGGtggaagacaacaaaagattCTTCGGACTCACGTTTCCATTACTGATATCTTGTTTCTTGGGTGCCATTGCGATACCAGACATTTGGTACTTCTTTCAGTTCTTAGGATCAACTTCTACAGTCACTATAGCATTCATCTTTCCAGCTGCTATTGTCCTAAG GAATGTGAATGGTTTCTCGACTTTAAGAGAGAAGATTGTAGCTTCAGTAATGCTTGTTCTTGCTGTTGCCACAAGTATCATCGCCATTTCGACAAATATATACACTTTCACAGCAACAGAAGAGATATGA